In Phaseolus vulgaris cultivar G19833 chromosome 3, P. vulgaris v2.0, whole genome shotgun sequence, the sequence TTTTCAAGTCACACGAAGTTACTTATGGTCACATTCAGCATGAAAACTAATATATGTTCACATGACCAACATGCAAAGAAATTGTTTCTTCTGCATTTTAGCTTCAGGGTAGAAGATTAAGACAAAATCAATTCTGGAATTGGTTGATGTTTATCAGTGCTCCTGTTGAAAATCTATATAAAATCTTTGTTTTCTTAATGAATTCGCCATGAATCTTTTATTTTGCCCAATTTTTTATGAATACTACTAAGTTGTTGACTTTGCTTGGTGCATATCATGTTTTGCTTACATTATATTTAATCTGTGTTGTGAAAAGGTGGCATGGGAAGTTATCTACTTGGGATGAGTCCATACATTGCTGCTCAAGTTGATGGGGGGAACACACCAATCAATACAAAGAGCCTCTCCCTTGGTTGGATGtttggttttctctttgttGTTAGCTTTGTTGGTCTCTTCTCTATAGTGCCTCTGAGAAAGGTTTGTAGAAACTGTACTATAGCAAAATTTTGCAATTGCACCTTCATTCATGTAAATTTGATTCAGTGTGTTGAACTTAAAATTTCAATTGGCATTTCACAGATGATGATTTTGAAGTACAAACTGACATACCCTAGTGGAACTGCCACAGCTCTTCTTCTCAATAGCTTACATACACCAAAAGGAGCAAAACTAGCAAAGTACGTATTATTGCAATTCATATGTATATACATAAACAGATATATAGTATACCACATGGAATAAACAGTTTTTTTTACTTAACTTTACCATTCTTGTGTAAACAGGAAACAGGTTGCTTTGCTCTTCAAAAGTTTTTGTGGCAGCTTTGCTTTTGGTTTTTTCCAGTGGTTTTTCACTGCAGGAGATGGTTGTGGATTCAGCACTTTTCCCACATTTGGTCTCCATGCCTACAGCAAAAGGTATGCATATATGTGTTCCATCCAAATGTATCTTTGTCTTTTATTTAAGAGCAACACATAAGATTACTGAATTTCCATTCAGCGTTATATGTCTATactatatatgatttttttatataaaaatcatGTTAAACGTCACTATGAAACCTAATATCTTAGTTAGACTGACTTCCAAGATTCTATCAAACATATGTCATCACATGAAACGtagcataaaaaaaacatggaaAGATTAGACCAAACTTATACAAATGAATACAAAGAGAACTTCTTAGAACCGTCTAAGCAAACCGATACCTAGGGAATTTATACCTATTAATCAAAGAAATGTTAGATCACATACTGCTATACCAAAGCAAGTTTTTAACTGCAGTGGTTGTACTctgtaaaaatatgaaaaactttAAACTCTTTCTTTACAAAAAGACAAACTATTATTCCATCTACTACAGATAGATTAGGAAACGAGATGTTTGGAAGAACAACTAAGGCAGATGAAGATAGAATCACTCTCGAGTCACATACACATACAACCAACATTGTTTGGATGCTCAATAACAATGACTCCCATAAACTAAGCAAAGGGGGAAAATCCCATAAAATCCTGGTAGGCTCAGAGACTTTTCCATAGTACTAATACAAAAGAACATCAAGATAGAAAATTCAGATATACcattataaatagatttattaGATGAGTTACCTGACTCAACTGTATGAATTTAATTAGACTATAATTCTCATATGGTAAGACGGTTTACTTTTacacaaattatttattattttaaaagtgatatttaaaatgttttaaattggTTGATAGGATAAATGTCTTAAAGTGACAGTGTAATAACTCTTACTGTGTATATTTCCCAACACTCTTTTCTCCCTCTGACTGCATAGAATTTAATTGAGAAAGTCAATAATCTGACTACAAAACTTACAGGTTCTACTTTGATTTCTCATCTACCTATGTTGGAGTTGGAATGATTTGCCCTTACTTGATAAATGTATCTCTTCTTCTTGGAGCTATAATCTCATGGGGAATCCTATGGCCTTGGATTGAGCACAAGAAAGGAATCTGGTATAGTGCAGATATACCAGCTAGCAGTCTAAGTAGCATCCAAGGATATAGGGTACACatatatccactaagcaaccttTATTATTGGTATCTTGTATCATGTCATTTCaaagttaaaatttgtttacaatatttcaaattgtgttgtgctaattataagaaaaatccATGAACAGATCTTCACTGCAATTGCTATGATGCTTGGTGATGGTCTTTACCATTGTGTCATCATGCTAATACGAGTTGCTTATAGTCTTATCAAGCAATACCTTGAGAAAAAAGATTCACTCTATCTAAATCCAGAAAATGTTGATACAAGCCCAAGTGGAGATTTAGACACTCAACTTCGCACAGAGTATTTCTTGAAAGATCAGATTCCCTCTTGGGTTGCTTTCAGTGGCTACATTGTTCTTGCAGTTATTTCCATCATAACAGTGTCACACATATTTCCTCAGCTGAAATGGTATCATGTGCTAATCACATACCTCATTGCTCCTGTTCTGGCCTTCTGCAATGCCTATGGATGTGGCCTCACTGATTGGTCCTTGGCATCAAACTATGGCAAAGTGGCCATCATAATATTCAGTTCATGGGTTGGCCTTGAGAATGGAGGCATCATTGCAGGCCTTGCATCATGTGGTGTGATGATGAGCATTGTTTCAACAGCTTCTGATTTGATGCAAGATTTCAAAACTGGTTACCTCACCCTTGCATCTCCAAGGTCCATGTTTGTGAGCCAAGTTTTAGGTACTGCCACAGGGTGTCTTGTGTCCCCTTTGATGTTTTGGTTCTTCCACAAGGCCTACACACTTGGTGACCCTAAAGGCTCATACCCTGCACCCTATGGAGAAGTGTACAGAGGAATGGCCCTTCTAGGAGCAAAGGGTTTCTCTTCTCTCCCCAAACATTGTCTTCACTAGCTATCatattctttttcttggctGTGTTCATTAACATAGTGCGTGATTTGTTGGTGCATTATGAGACCAAGTATAGAATATACAGATTTGTTCCTAATGCCATGGCTTTGGCCATCCCCTTCTATCTTGGTGGGTACTTTGCTATTGACATGTGCATTGGGAGCTTGATTCTGTTTTTGTGGGAGAAAAGGAACAGAACAAAGGCAAATGATTTTGGTCCTGTTTTAGCATCTGGACTTATATGTGGTGATTCTTTGTGGAGTGTTCCTGCTGCTATACTGGCTCTTGCTGGAGCCAGTCCACCAATCTGCATGAAGTTCTTGTCTAGTGCTGTAAATAAGAAGGTTGACACCTTCTTGGATGGTGGTCCTTGATGCTTCTTCGGTTGGATGATGATGTTCATGTGAAATTAAGGAATGATCAAATATTGTACTTGGATTTCTCATTATACAACTtctcttttctaaataaatatgGAGACTTGGGTATGTAACTGTACATGTTGAATTGTTTTCACTTTTATCTTTGTAAAAagattctttcttttttatctctacaaaaaaattatgaaaccaTTATTCTATGTTTGTGGTAATATATGTCACACTTGTTAATTATTTATGTGTCTAAGGAGGGTTGTATGTATGGTAATCTCTATCTCTAGTATATGCAGATCATGTTAGTTAACACTTGAATTTTTaaggatttttttataatggggtaattttttcccttttctacCAAAAAgaagtgtttttgaaaaaattacagaTATGAGAACAATGTGACACGACTTTTCTGATATGTCAAGGTGAAGTTATGTCAATGTGACACAACTTCATGAACGGAATTCGAGTCACTTTGGTATGATTTCATCTTAGTACAACTTCACCTACTCATGTTAAAAACGTGTCGTCTTAGCATGACTTCTTTTGCGTTGGTATGATTTCTCCATATCTATAAGTTTTCCCAAAACAACCACATTTCGATAAAAAAGAGGAAAATTGTCCCGCTTAGTAAAATTTCACTTTTTAAACCCTATTCCTTTAGTCTGtgtgctttttttttcttctatggtattttattttaataatttaaaattatacattaatttataaatttagtaaatttattttaataaaatatttatattactattttatattaaaatgtgTAATTTATAACTAGAATAAAAATAATGCGAGGGAAATAGTTGGAACTGTGCAATAATCTTTATTGGATACATAATTTATATCCATGATTACCTTGGAGGATGTCGTAAAAGAATAGAAAATTTTTCACACTCTCACAAAACTTAAACTTTAAAGATTAATGTGAATATAATTTACTTTATTTAGGAGATAGAAatgaaaacaaattattattatcatatttttttatcaatttttatatataatattagtggattagttaatataaatttgagttgtcattttaaaataattcttatGTTTATCTTTATCAATCTCATGGAAAAAAATTGCTTTAAATCAATTTCATAtcttttaacttataaaattaaatatgcaGGTAGTtggaaattaaatatttgttttctatcattcagactaaaaaataaacaaatattttcaaaacagaaaacagaaaCATTTTTGTATTCTTTATTATCTTTTGATTTTCAAAACTAAATATCTTTAATCCTCTAAAAAATCTCTCTgttcaagagaaaaaaaaaacagaggaCACAAGAAACAGAGGAAACAAGAGACTCAAAGCAGAGCTTAGAACTGAATCTTCTGGTTTTGATTGAGAAGGTGAGAAAAAAGTGATCTTTGATTTGAACATGGAAGAAGAGGGTAAGGCGAAGGGTGAAGAGGCATTCAGGAACACAAGGGTGCCACCATGGACGAAGCAAATCACAGTGAGATCAGTGGTGACAAGCTTTGTTCTGAGTGTGGTTTTCAACTTCATCGTGTGCAAACTGAACTTCACGACAGGGATCATTCCATCGCTGAATGTAGCTGCAGGGTTGTTGGGGTTTGCATTGATAAAGTCCTACACTACACTCCTCAGCAACTGTGGCCTTCTGGGAGAACCTTTCACACGTCAAGAGAACACTGTCATTCAGACCTTTGTTGTTGCAGCATCTGGAATTGCATTCAGcagtgagtttttttttttttttttttggtcaaCTTGTCaccctttttttaattttgatacttttaaaaaagaataactTGTTCTTTCGTCGTGGTAAAAGTGTTTGTATGAAtctttatttacattaaaaaaatttatacgtcattgtcatttttatatttacttattagacattaaattttattttattaaaatattaaagattgatttgattttattgcTTTTTCAATTATCTAAAAAGTTATATtatcaaacaaaattataaaaaaaaaattaacctttTTTAAGATTAAAGACCACCTCCCATAGGACAGATTACCAATTTTAATCTATATAGTCACAACCCAACTTGTCTACCGTTTTGCCACTCctataatgtatttttctataacttttttttatatgttttcacataattttctataaaaataagttttttttttaatttcttagctattgataaaaataaatctatatACACATAACCAACATGCAATGAAACTCTTTATCCTTCATTTTGGCTTAGGGGTAATAGATTAAAACAAGTAAATTTATGATTTACTTTCAGTTTGTTACTACTCCCTGTTGAAGATTTCAGAGATGAAAATTTGCATGAATATTTGTTGTTGTTCTTAAAGAATTCGCCTTTTAAATTTCCCAAATTTTGATGAATACTATGTTAACTTTGAGTCATACATAGTATCCACTGTTTTGTTTGTTACATGAAATTTGATCTGTGTCTTGTGAATAGGTGGCATGGGAAGTTATCTACTTGGGATGAGCCCTTACATTGGTGCCCAACTTAATGGGGGAAACACACCAATCAATACAAAAGGCCTCTCCCTAGGTTGGATGTTTGCTTTCCTCTTTGTTGTTAGCTTTGTTGGCCTCTTCTCTATTGTGCCTTTAAGAAAGGTTGGTAGCAACAAAACTCCAACATTATTCTGCACTTTCATGTTCATTGATCCAAATTTGATTGCACTTTGTTGAAGTTGTGAAACTTAAATTGCCATTTCACAGCTGATGATTTTGAAGTACAAACTGACATACCCCAGTGGAACTGCCACAGCTCTTCTTGTCAATAGCTTGCACACTCCAAAAGGAGCAAAGCTAGCAAAGTAAGTATTAATGGAATTCACATGCACAAATGGATAAActgatatttttaaaagttgtcACCCATCAACCTATCTGATTCAGACACTCTTCTTAAATGTTGTGTTTATGTCGGACACACATATCAGACTGACATTCGTACGACACTTGTAAGACACGTATCAGTGAaatgtcaaattcaaaaaatatttgttagatttatgACAATTCTGAGacagttctaacacaattttaaaagggaagaaatacattaattttttaaaaattcaaaatttattgtataaatttttattatgattataaaaataaagaacaaattcttttgaattagccatgaaaaacatctatctgctaaaaaaaaatctgaaaaatttgaaacatacttgtgcacataaatttttattgtcaatttatataatttataattatataatatatagatctgtgtcccgtatcctacattttaaaaattatatgtaattttgtATCCATCTCAAAATCGTATATTTTTTCAGTGTCCGTGTGCATATGTACTACGTGACTAATTTAAccttattattattcttatgtAAACAGGAAACAAGTTGCTGTGCTCTTCAAAAGCTTCTCTGGAAGCTTTGTCTTTGGTTTTTTCCAGTGGTTCTTCACTGCAGGAGATGATTGTGGATTTAGCAGTTTTCCCACATTTGGTCTCAAAGCTTACAGTAAAATGTATGCATATGCATCTTACATATTATGATTAGAAACTCACTCATTTCCATTTGACAAAATATGTCTTTACTACATgaatttaactaaaatataacTGTAAGATTGTTGAATTTTTACAACTCCTGCTACATATGTTTCCAGCAACTCATTTTCCTCCCTATGACTGTATAGTATTTCATTGATAATGACAATAATCAAACTTCAAAATGTGTAGGTTCTACTTTGATTTCTCACCTACCTATGTTGGAGTTGGAATGATTTGCCCTTATGTGATAAATGCATCATTGCTTCTTGGAGCTGTAATTTCATGGGGTATTCTGTGGCCCTGGATTGAGCACAAGAAAGGAATCTGGTATAGTGCAGATCTACCCACTAGCAGTCTGAATGGTGTCCAAGGATATAGGGTATACATATCCACTTAGCAACCTTTattgttcataatttttctttaaaaagttGATGAGATCATTATGTAATTTGATATCTCGGTTAGGCTGACACTTCAAccaacaacaatcatctgtcattacatgaaaataatattattaaaaaagaaaaagaaaaatatggaGTATTGTTCATAATGTTTTGTATGCATTtcatttagaaattaaaatttgtgagtAGTACTAATCATATGAAAAATCCATGATCAGATCTTCACAGCAATTGCCATGATGCTGGGGGATGGTCTTTATCATTGCATCATCATGCTACTGAGAGTTGCCTATAGTCTTATCTCCCAATACATTCAGAAAAAAGAGTCATCCTCTGCAAACCATGAAGATGCTGATCAAAACACAAGTGATGATCTTGATTCTCAACTTCGCACAGAGTATTTCTCGAAAGATCAGATACCCTCTTGGGTTGCTTTCAGTGGCTACATTGTTCTTGCAGTTATTTCCATCATAACTGTGTCACACATATTTCCTCAGCTGAAATGGTATCATGTGCTGATCACATACCTCATTGCTCCTGTTCTGGCCTTCTGCAATGCCTATGGATGTGGCCTCACTGATTGGTCCTTGGCATCAAACTATGGCAAAGTGGCCATCATAATATTCAGTTCCTGGGTTGGCCTTGAGAATGGAGGCATCATTGCAGGCCTTGCATCATGTGGTGTGATGATGAGCATTGTTTCAACAGCTTCTGATTTGATGCAAGACTTCAAAACTGGTTACCTCACCCTTGCATCTCCTAGGTCCATGTTTGCGAGCCAAGTTTTAGGTACTTTCACAGGGTGTCTTGTGTCCCCTTTGATGTTTTGGTTCTTCCACAAGGCCTACACACTTGGTGACCCTCAAGGCTCTTACCCTGCACCCTATGGAGAAGTGTACAGAGGAATGGCCCTTCTAGGAGCAAAGGGTTTCTCTTCTCTTCCACAACATTGTCTTCAACTAGCTATCATATTCTTCTTCTCAGCTATGCTTATAAACATAGTGCATGATTTGTTGCTGCATTATGAGACCAGGTACAAGTTACATAGGTTTGTTCCTAATCCTATGGCTTTGGCCATACCCTTCTATCTTGGTGGATACTTTGCCATTGACATGTGCATTGGGAGCTTGATTCTGTTTCTGTGGGAGAAAAGGAACAAACAGAAGGCAAATGATTTTGGTCCTGTTTTAGCATCTGGACTTATATGTGGTGATTCTTTGTGGAGTGTTCCTGCTGCTATACTGTCACTTGCTGGAGTTAACCCACCAATTTGCATGAAGTTCTTGTCTAGTGCCATGAATAAGAGGGTTGACACATTCTTGAATGGTGTTTGATGCTACTACTTTGGTTGTACTATGATGTTCATTTGAAGTTCAGATATTGTGTTTTTGGTTAGATTTCTTAGTATGCAATTTCACACTATTGAATAGTTTTTTAGGGGAGGGTTCATAGTTCTACATTATTATCTCCATGAAAGTGTGaagttattatttttgtttatgatGTCTTT encodes:
- the LOC137806068 gene encoding probable metal-nicotianamine transporter YSL7 isoform X1; this encodes MEEEGKAKGEEAFRNTRVPPWTKQITVRSVVTSFVLSVVFNFIVCKLNFTTGIIPSLNVAAGLLGFALIKSYTTLLSNCGLLGEPFTRQENTVIQTFVVAASGIAFSSGMGSYLLGMSPYIGAQLNGGNTPINTKGLSLGWMFAFLFVVSFVGLFSIVPLRKLMILKYKLTYPSGTATALLVNSLHTPKGAKLAKKQVAVLFKSFSGSFVFGFFQWFFTAGDDCGFSSFPTFGLKAYSKMFYFDFSPTYVGVGMICPYVINASLLLGAVISWGILWPWIEHKKGIWYSADLPTSSLNGVQGYRIFTAIAMMLGDGLYHCIIMLLRVAYSLISQYIQKKESSSANHEDADQNTSDDLDSQLRTEYFSKDQIPSWVAFSGYIVLAVISIITVSHIFPQLKWYHVLITYLIAPVLAFCNAYGCGLTDWSLASNYGKVAIIIFSSWVGLENGGIIAGLASCGVMMSIVSTASDLMQDFKTGYLTLASPRSMFASQVLGTFTGCLVSPLMFWFFHKAYTLGDPQGSYPAPYGEVYRGMALLGAKGFSSLPQHCLQLAIIFFFSAMLINIVHDLLLHYETRYKLHRFVPNPMALAIPFYLGGYFAIDMCIGSLILFLWEKRNKQKANDFGPVLASGLICGDSLWSVPAAILSLAGVNPPICMKFLSSAMNKRVDTFLNGV
- the LOC137806068 gene encoding probable metal-nicotianamine transporter YSL7 isoform X2 yields the protein MGSYLLGMSPYIGAQLNGGNTPINTKGLSLGWMFAFLFVVSFVGLFSIVPLRKLMILKYKLTYPSGTATALLVNSLHTPKGAKLAKKQVAVLFKSFSGSFVFGFFQWFFTAGDDCGFSSFPTFGLKAYSKMFYFDFSPTYVGVGMICPYVINASLLLGAVISWGILWPWIEHKKGIWYSADLPTSSLNGVQGYRIFTAIAMMLGDGLYHCIIMLLRVAYSLISQYIQKKESSSANHEDADQNTSDDLDSQLRTEYFSKDQIPSWVAFSGYIVLAVISIITVSHIFPQLKWYHVLITYLIAPVLAFCNAYGCGLTDWSLASNYGKVAIIIFSSWVGLENGGIIAGLASCGVMMSIVSTASDLMQDFKTGYLTLASPRSMFASQVLGTFTGCLVSPLMFWFFHKAYTLGDPQGSYPAPYGEVYRGMALLGAKGFSSLPQHCLQLAIIFFFSAMLINIVHDLLLHYETRYKLHRFVPNPMALAIPFYLGGYFAIDMCIGSLILFLWEKRNKQKANDFGPVLASGLICGDSLWSVPAAILSLAGVNPPICMKFLSSAMNKRVDTFLNGV